A genome region from Gadus chalcogrammus isolate NIFS_2021 chromosome 7, NIFS_Gcha_1.0, whole genome shotgun sequence includes the following:
- the ltn1 gene encoding E3 ubiquitin-protein ligase listerin, producing MGGKNKQRTKGNVRPSSSGRAAELLARESGVVPGFIGFGSTVTSELGYVPAVHGVEEIDSLVDADFRLVLRKMSKRDTVTKLKAIQEFGTMCQERDAEEVKGVLPYWPRIYCKISVDHDRRVREATQQAFEQLVLKVRRSLAPFLKGLMGHWLMAQCDTYVPAASAACLAFTAAFPPNKQTEALSFCRDEILNVLQDTLLKETADTLSDPKSVPEEERETKFIRMLTSSLLGVKKLLHLLPDSDRNLLEDRLTQLISSAKFWKYSKHKTPQVRGALSEVVSALCQYTPGLVHKEAARASAAVLLSIDDTDPVVLPPLWEAVLHVVTTIPDCWTHVNARKGFLPKLWALLRAGGGGMAKALHPNLMPLVSRLPAEVTQPALDFYTTFFTSLIQGLSAERALTSPTESAAIVTAVVECMRFSVMQHTEEGEEQRKIQQMLISQQLLPLLESAVGNPSLQNGPLFLLVTEMLISWEKRAGLHGGDGSQEGADIYQTLLGDFWEGIGLLLIGFVDTEEADPKALEGVATLLQVMRYPDKVTGRKQGHKKKSVKICLSEPGDADRNGAERGGRDEPPEGEPQQKRLVGSLESERLEAVVCQLAQLCLVYVNEKQSERHLVFLSLLLRSFHTPRVFAMLMECEEGEEQSLPAVDLKNMAMRFLLERVVAWLSEEGRSQSDHLVDMIFSSLHCCSPQETPRILNHITMMNLPWEILLHVIQKANEGPETLKSCRDWLKGSVLGERLFGLAEELCNTGRGHATLSSNENTHSWTLISLVLSQQHNNEPLIGEVYLEKILEKLHATLSETKAQADQGGMEPLICFICDVASTFYSSVTDCLLLASAEELLLTAFQITAQDHSNTHLSVSVLSKLRAVCVAGVQALMQHSGDQLQESGFLCSAAVWVKRQLLTASLDVKSLQVLVSAVESVVEILTTARNQDNPLLPNFLSLLTPSPQEWISVRQALPPQWMKGPLLSGRLRMTCDYPSMDVWKSTLSSQVPAHLCACTLLGRVIQMAAVSPTDQQRADLSLYSDLKYTVSELLYAVQWCVEMDLSLPTVSQHHSLLTDRGSSGCRTLVPVTDLLQTLYSRSVAEGGLWSLCLETYLQMDAVATSSIGNVRKLYGDPASWFPVSRAKLSTLQVLCPIMTREERRSVSSHATAGIINWQENDDVCGCLGVLLCCLKENSPVQVEVLQAVLAAMMEWRNSREDWFLFSSDLSKASADQLILTVEMMRFLSWLVSSSSSALGGCQWDFLLCCMLAWLETACENVSGLGSPWVQLFVCENASLIVELSRFFAAPPATAADTLPAELTAEWTDFFIEGIYSLLLHLPVKITDAFTEPDDPLFPLAVLRSVGVALTYIPVPQLLKNSLPANLIADQKTNLPAPLQTLLNTLCPLLLFKARPLQITVYLLLEKVMGQLPECDGEGESSKTEEDAEEPSLSPPESLMAVLSACEDLCESVLAGVQVGEFAVVQPLSVEYSCFLGYLLSWKLLLSFFKASPSQLRVQYSLYLKRSHSLHKLLIHLFKMMPENPAYPGQGADTKDTKTFFTESLSLAVDKTAGVEWELPHLACGVYYSAVQDLPAMVRLWWNSQEKRVSTAVERFSTRHVSPVLSAQEISSVHASTQTFDSMTVKARSAAREVIATYSVDDIFIELVIQLPQNHPLGSITVESGRRVGVAVQQWRNWMLQLSTYLTHQNGSIMEGLALWKNNVDKRFEGVEDCMICFSVIHGSNYSLPKKACRTCKKKFHSACLYKWFTSSNKSTCPLCRETFF from the exons ATGGGGGGAAAGAACAAACAGCGAACGAAAGGAAACGTTAGG CCTTCTAGCAGTGGTCGAGCCGCCGAGCTGTTGGCCCGGGAGAGCGGTGTCGTACCGGGGTTCATTGGCTTCGGCTCCACGGTCACGTCAGAGTTGGGTTATGTCCCCGCAGTCCACGGAGTTGAGGAGATAGACAGCCTAGTAGATGCTGATTTTCGTCTAGTCCTCAGGAAGATGTCGAAGAGAGATACGGTCACCAAGCTGAAG GCGATCCAGGAGTTTGGTACTATGTGTCAAGAGCGAGATGCCGAGGAGGTGAAAGGTGTCCTCCCATACTGGCCGAGGATTTATTGCAAGATATCAGTG GACCATGATCGGCGCGTGAGAGAGGCCACCCAACAGGCCTTCGAGCAATTGGTCCTCAAAGTGCGGCGCAGCCTTGCCCCCTTCCTGAAGGGCCTAATGGGCCACTGGCTGATGGCCCAGTGTGACACCTATGTTCCCGCAGCCTCAGCTGCCTGCCTGGCCTTCACTGCTGCTTTCCCTcccaacaaacagacagaggctctGAGTTTCTGCAGGGACGAGATCCTCAAT GTGCTACAAGATACTTTGCTAAAAGAAACGGCAGACACCTTGAGTGACCCAAA GAGTGtcccagaggaggagagggagactaAGTTCATCCGCATGTTGACCAGCTCTCTCCTGGGAGTGAAGAAGCTGCTGCACCTGCTGCCGGACAGTGACCGGAACCTTCTGGAAGACAGACTGACGCAGCTCATCAGCTCCGCCAAATTCTGGAAGTACAGCAAACATAAAACACCACAG GTCCGCGGGGCGTTGTCCGAGGTGGTGTCCGCTCTGTGTCAGTACACCCCTGGCCTGGTGCACAAGGAGGCTGCGCGGGCCTCGGCCGCCGTGCTGCTCAGCATCGATGACACTGACCCGGTGGTACTGCCCCCCCTTTGGGAGGCCGTCCTCCACGTGGTCACCACTATCCCC GATTGCTGGACACATGTCAATGCCCGGAAGGGCTTCTTACCAAAGCTCTGGGCTCTACTGAGGGCTGGCGGCGGGGGCATGGCCAAAGCCCTTCACCCAAACCTGATGCCCCTAGTCAGCAGACTGCCCGCGGAGGTCACACAACCAGCCCTAGACTTCTACACCACCTTCTTCACCTCGCTCATCCAGGG tttgtctgctgaGCGGGCTCTGACCAGCCCAACAGAGAGCGCTGCTATCGTCACTGCCGTGGTGGAGTGCATGAGGTTCAGCGTTATGCAACACACAGAAGAAGGGGAAGAGCAGAGGAAAATACAACAGATGCTCATTTCACAGCAG CTTCTGCCGCTATTGGAAAGTGCTGTCGGGAACCCATCCCTGCAGAAtggccccctcttcctcttggtTACGGAAATGCTCATTTCCTGGGAGAAGAGGGCGGGTCTTCATGGTGGCGATGGATCCCAAGAAGGGGCGGATATATATCAAACTCTCCTGGGAGACTTTTGGGAGGGGATTGGTCTTCTGCTGATCGGGTTCGTTGACACCGAAGAAGCAGATCCAAAGGCTCTTGAGGGCGTGGCCACCCTGCTGCAG GTGATGCGTTACCCCGACAAGGTGACGGGACGGAAGCAGGGCCACAAGAAGAAATCGGTCAAAATCTGCCTCTCGGAGCCCGGGGACGCGGATAGGAACGGGGCGGAGCGAGGCGGCAGGGACGAGCCGCCGGAGGGAGAGCCCCAGCAGAAGAGGCTGGTGGGGTCGCTGGAGAGCGAGCGCCTGGAGGCGGTGGTGTGCCAGCTGGCCCAGCTGTGTCTAGTGTACGTGAACGAGAAGCAGTCGGAGAGACACCtggtcttcctctccctcctcctgcgcTCCTTCCACACGCCCAGGGTCTTCGCC ATGCTGATGGAGTGTGAAGAGGGTGAAGAACAGAGCCTCCCGGCGGTAGATTTGAAAAACATGGCGATGCGTTTCCTGCTGGAGCGGGTGGTGGCGTGGCTGTCTGAAGAGGGGCGGAGCCAAAGTGACCACCTGGTGGACATGATCTTCAGCTCCCTGCACTGCTGCAGCCCCCAGGAGACCCCCCGCATCCTAAACCACATCACCATG ATGAATCTGCCCTGGGAAATTCTCTTGCATGTTATACAAAAA GCGAATGAAGGCCCTGAGACCCTCAAGAGCTGCCGTGATTGGTTGAAAGGTTCAGTTTTGGGTGAGCGGCTCTTTGGATTGGCCGAGGAGCTTTGCAACACAGGGCGAGGCCATGCCACTTTGTCCTCCAATGAAAACACCCACAGCTGGACTCTCATCAGCCTGGTTCTGTCTCAGCAGCACAACAACG AGCCGCTGATCGGGGAGGTGTACCTGGAGAAGATCCTGGAGAAGCTGCACGCCACCCTGTCTGAGACCAAGGCTCAGGCCGACCAGGGCGGCATGGAGCCCCTGATCTGCTTCATCTGTGACGTGGCCTCCACCTTCTACTCCTCTGTCACCGACTGCCTCCTCCTGGCCTCCGCTGAGGAGCTGCTGCTGACAGCCTTCCAGATCACCGCCCAGGACCACAGCAATACACACCTGTCTG TCTCTGTTTTATCCAAgctcagggctgtgtgtgtggccgggGTCCAGGCTCTGATGCAGCACTCTGGGGACCAGCTCCAAGAGAGTGGCTTCCTGTGCAGCGCAGCAGTCTGGGTGAAGAGGCAGCTGCTCACGGCCTCTCTGGACGTCAAGAG TTTGCAGGTTTTGGTCTCTGCAGTAGAGAGCGTGGTAGAGATCCTCACCACGGCTCGTAACCAGGacaaccctctcctccccaacttcctctccctcctgacCCCAAGCCCACAAGAGTGGATCTCCGTCAGACAGGCCTTGCCCCCTCAG TGGATGAAGGGTCCTCTGCTGTCGGGTCGTCTCCGTATGACCTGTGACTACCCCTCCATGGATGTGTGGAAGTCCACCTTGTCGTCCCAGGTGCCAGCTCACCTCTGTGCCTGCACCCTGCTGGGGAGAGTAATCCAGATGGCCGCCGTGTCTCCCACAGACCAGCAGAGGGCAGACTTGTCCTTATACTCAGACCTTAAATACACAG TGTCTGAGCTGCTGTATGCAGTCCAGTGGTGCGTGGAGATGGATCTGAGCCTCCCCACGGTGTCCCAGCACCACAGCCTGCTGACAGACAGGGGCTCGTCGGGCTGCAGGACACTGGTCCCCGTCACGGACCTGCTGCAGACCCTGTACAGCAG GTCAGTTGCAGAAGGCGGTTTGTGGTCGTTATGTCTGGAGACGTATCTCCAGATGGACGCCGTGGCAACCAGCAGTATCGGCAACGTCAGGAAGCTCTATGGAGACCCGGCAAG TTGGTTCCCGGTGTCTCGGGCCAAACTGAGCACGCTCCAGGTTCTGTGCCCCATCATGACCAGAGAGGAACGGAGGTCAGTCAGTTCCCATGCCACGGCCGGCATCATCAACTGGCAAGAGAACGATG atgtgtgtggctgtctgggGGTGCTGCTGTGCTGTCTGAAGGAGAACAGCCCTGTCCAGGTGGAGGTCTTGCAGGCGGTCCTGGCCGCCATGATGGAGTGGAGGAACAGCCGGGAGGACTGGTTCCTCTTCAGCAG tgatcTGTCCAAGGCGTCGGCAGACCAGTTGATCCTGACCGTGGAAATGATGCGTTTCCTGTCCTGGCtggtctccagctcctcctctgcGCTCGGAGGATGCCAGTGGGACTTCCTGCTGTGCTGCATGCTCGCGTGGCTCGAG ACGGCCTGTGAGAACGTGAGCGGCCTGGGGAGCCCCTGGgtgcagctgtttgtgtgtgagaacgCGTCGCTGATCGTGGAGCTGAGCCGCTTCTTCGCGGCGccccccgccaccgccgccgacaCTCTGCCCGCCGAACTGACGGCGGAATGGACCGACTTCTTCATCGAGGGGATCTAcagcctcctgctccacctgccCGTCAagatcacag ACGCCTTCACTGAGCCGGATGACCCTCTCTTCCCATTGGCCGTGCTGCGGTCGGTTGGTGTGGCTCTAACCTACATTCCAGTGCCGCAGCTGCTGAAGAACTCCCTGCCGGCAAACTTGATAGCGGACCAAAAGACCAACCTTCCCGCACCTCTACAGACCCTTCTGAACACCCTGTGCCCCCTGCTGCTGTTCAAGGCCAGGCCACTGCAGATCACCGTCTACCTCCTCCTGGAGAA GGTAATGGGCCAGCTGCCAGAGTgtgacggagagggggagagcagcaAGACGGAGGAGGACGCTGAGGAGCCCAGCCT GTCTCCCCCAGAGTCTCTGATGGCGGTGCTGTCGGCGTGTGAGGACCTGTGCGAGAGCGTGCTGGCGGGGGTCCAGGTTGGGGAGTTTGCGGTGGTGCAGCCCCTCAGTGTGGAGTACTCCTGTTTCCTTGGTTACCTACTGTCCTGGAAGctactcctctccttcttcaaaGCCTCCCCATCGCAA CTGAGGGTCCAGTACTCCCTGTATCTGAAGAGGAGCCACAGCCTCCACAAGctcctcatccacctcttcAAGATGATGCCTGAGAACCCAGCCTACCCGGGCCAGGGCGCCGACACCAAGGACACCAAGACCTTCTTCACAGAGAGCCTCTCTCTGGCCGTGGACA AGACGGCGGGCGTTGAGTGGGAGCTCCCCCACCTGGCGTGCGGCGTGTACTACAGCGCGGTGCAGGACCTGCCGGCCATGGTGCGGCTGTGGTGGAACAGCCAGGAGAAGCGCGTCAGCACCGCGGTGGAGCGCTTCAGCACGCGCCACGTCAGCCCCGTGCTGTCGGCCCAGGAGATCTCCTCGGTGCACGCCAGCACGCAGACCTTCGACAGCATGACG gtgaAGGCGCGCTCGGCCGCGCGGGAGGTGATCGCCACCTACTCGGTGGACGACATCTTCATCGAGCTGGTGATCCAGCTGCCCCAGAACCACCCGCTGGGCTCCATCACGGTGGAGAGCGGGCGCCGCGTCGGCGTGGCCGTGCAGCAGTGGAGGAACTGGATGCTGCAGCTCAGCACCTACCTCACTCACCAG AACGGCAGCATCATGGAGGGCCTGGCTCTGTGGAAGAACAACGTGGACAAGAGGTTCGAGGGCGTGGAGGACTGCATGATCTGCTTCTCGGTCATCCATGGCTCTAACTACTCCCTGCCCAAGAAGGCCTGCCGCACCTGCAAGAAGAAGTTCCACTCGGCCTGCCTG TACAAGTGGTTCACCTCCAGCAACAAGTCCACCTGTCCGCTGTGCAGGGAAACATTCTTCTAG